A genomic region of Bombus terrestris chromosome 12, iyBomTerr1.2, whole genome shotgun sequence contains the following coding sequences:
- the LOC100645462 gene encoding uncharacterized protein LOC100645462 → MKEPFKAIIDDVIIEPSKVQPIIVNFQNGELKDEEAKKMSCGLFYDQNKKKTMLAMSNGQIVYRGYKPDTSQDLMRSMLVLRNRRTGKVRLVQVERWQVTPVLEKPAVEDNKGFEDDKIAKLNKQFGSKKVKRRTEQYERLKVNVESVKEQLEQTVSNVEIDRMDLSIQLPDNEYITNTILPECNRDATNVNDVYNIFDIVPKSKLESLYNSVTEILNGDSNNKQENSKFFTRTLYHVKSDPDSLKKAALLIYVQSVAAWLNMPIKDAKKRGIEVCSASQEINSHIIDTYSVQSKHGRMRPTSVKDKGVIHCMILALIINNFTLDLELFATIFSHRMGLKKMTDLARIVGALPSKENKKLITLKVPLPATASVVKKGRRK, encoded by the exons atgaaagaaccgTTCAAGGCGATTATCGATGATGTAATTATAGAACCATCCAAAGTTCAACCAATCATTG TTAATTTTCAAAATGGGGAGCTCAAGGATGAGGAAGCCAAAAAAATGTCATGTGGATTATTTTATGAtcaaaacaagaagaaaacgatGCTGGCTATGTCAAATGGACAGATTGTTTATAGAGGTTATAAACCAGACACGAGCCAAGATTTGATGCGCAGTATGCTTGTTCTTCGTAACAGAAGGACAGGGAAGGTAAGGTTGGTTCAGGTTGAACGTTGGCAAGTGACTCCAGTTTTAGAAAAACCTGCAGTGGAAGATAATAAAGGCTTCGAAGATGATAAGATCGCTAAGTTGAACAAACAGTTTGGTTCAAAGAAAGTGAAAAGGAGGACAGAGCAATACGAAAGATTAAAAGTGAATGTAGAATCTGTTAAAGAACAGCTTGAACAAACTGTATCTA ATGTTGAAATTGACAGAATGGACTTGTCAATACAATTGCCAGATAATGAGTATATTACAAATACCATTTTACCAGAGTGTAATAGAGATGCAACTAATGTAAatgatgtatataatatttttgatattgtaCCAAAAAGTAAATTGGAATCTTTGTACAATAGTGTTACAGAAATTTTAAATGGCGATTCTAATAATAAACAAGA AAACTCAAAATTTTTCACTCGGACATTATATCATGTGAAATCTGATCCAGATAGTCTTAAAAAGGCTGCGCTGTTGATTTATGTTCAATCAGTTGCAGCCTGGTTAAATATGCCAATCAAGGATGCTAAAAAACGTGGTATTGAAGTTTGTTCAGCTTCTCAAGAAATTAATTCGCATATAATAGACACTTACAGTGTTCAGAGTAAACATGGGAG aatgaGGCCAACCAGTGTAAAAGATAAGGGAGTAATACACTGTATGATCTTAGCACTGATAATTAACAACTTTACATTAGATTTGGAATTATTTGCAACCATATTCAGTCATCGTATGGGTCTAAAAAAAATGACAGACCTTGCTAGAATTGTTGGTGCTTTACCTAGCAAAGAGAACAAGAAACTTATTACTCTAAAAGTTCCATTGCCAGCAACAGCATCTGTTGtaaaaaagggaagaaggaaATAG
- the LOC100650897 gene encoding S1 RNA-binding domain-containing protein 1, whose protein sequence is MKRSIRQVPGKRKIIIFSSDSEDEPADVSNDENYVPTKAPQKKRKTITNSTKRTVSLSENSKQITTKLGRKKIKTELIDNTNESVDLNKKTQNKNAKMKKEEIQNSDAGNIKQILKDISLKSTELKEWTVEDYVSKVNSIEKHIAENVIKLFDNENTIPFIARYRRDMTGGMEPDKLRAVKQSFDHAKVIKQRANTILKSIDKLGQWSPAIHSAVVSAKSLDDLEHIYSFFKPTSKRTLAERAKELGLGSVSDFVLQGQTLPPLSSFIDSTKDGLKTEQQIIDGIVHIIAYIINKNKTVFDKVKELQSKSVITIQVTECKTNSKSADSKEKDVHRKYETYYDFNANTNYIKPHQILAINRGEAQKFLNVKMTIPEFFEKEFKAHCYKQYNAAITASKLHSKLLNDSINYAYTKLIKPLVVRRVRSEMKQKAETASIEVFVTNVKQLLLTPPVRGKTILAIDPGFSHGCKLAVISEQGDVLKTGVIYPHTKEKESYNKSADVLVALVTKYKATVLALGNATACRETEMFLNKLIKSNVFGSIEVSYTIVNEAGASIYSCSPEAKSEFPDLDTNLISAISIARRLQDPLAELVKVEPKHLGVGMYQHDLPEKQLLVALNEVVSEVVSFVGVDVNTASKCLLRRVAGLNASRANNIIEWRSEFGPFKNRQQLLDVKGIGNKVFEQCAGFIRILPETSMNDNSKKRKPAKKSEQTYNLLDQSWIHPESYKIAERFLKYCNCNMENFGTTEFIEKVKSCADEGFAGLAQKLDTNETTMEVIVKGLSMKKDEDIRLKTLTPLFRKSLLSINDLSAGILVTGAIRNITHFGAFVDIGAGKNGLIPTKWLKNSVVSIGQRVEVKVLSVDLDRERISLELINVL, encoded by the exons ATGAAAAGGAGCATACGACAAGTGcctggaaaaaggaaaataattattttttcaagtGATTCTGAGGATGAACCTGCAGATGTTTCCAatgatgaaaattatgttcCTACGAAAGCACCtcagaaaaagaggaagacaaTTACAAATAGTACAAAGAGAACTGTTTCATTAAGTGAAAATAGTAAACAAATAACAACAAAACttggaagaaaaaaaataaaaacagaacTTATAGATAACACAAATGAATCAGTAGATTTGAATAAAAagacacaaaataaaaatgcaaagatgaaaaaagaagaaatacaaaattctgatgcaggaaatattaaacaaatattaaaagatatatctTTAAAATCTACAGAATTGAAAGAATGGACTGTTGAAGATTATGTTAGCAAAGTGAACAGTATTGAAAAACATATAGCAGAAAATGTTATAAAGCTTTTTGATAATGAAAATACAATCCCATTTATTGCAAGATATAGGAGGGATATGACTGGTGGCATGGAGCCAGATAAGCTAAGAGCAGTGAAACAAAGTTTCGATCATGCTAAAGTTATCAAACAACGTGCTAATACTATATTGAAGTCTATTGATAAATTAGGACAGTGGTCTCCTGCTATACATTCTGCTGTTGTATCTGCCAAATCTTTAGACGACTTAGAACATATATATTCTTTCTTTAAGCCAACATCTAAGCGAACTTTAGCAGAAAGAGCAAAAGAGCTAGGTTTGGGATCTGTAAGTGATTTTGTGTTACAGGGTCAAACACTACCTCCATTATCTTCTTTTATCGATTCTACTAAAGATGGATTAAAAACTGAGCAACAGATTATAGATGGAATTGTACATATTATagcatatattataaataagaataaaactgtATTTGATAAAGTCAAAGAGCTTCAAAGCAAATCTGTGATAACAATTCAGGTTACAGAATGTAAAACCAATAGTAAATCTGCAGATAGTAAAGAAAAGGATGTTCATAGAAAGTATGAAACATATTATGATTTTAATGCAAATACAAATTACATTAAACCTCATCAGATATTGGCTATTAATCGTGGGGAAGCACAAAAGTTTCTTAATGTAAAAATGACCATTCCTGAATTTTTCGAAAAGGAATTTAAAGCACACTGTTATAAACAATATAATGCAGCTATCACAGCATCTAAATTACATTCCAAATTATTAAACGACAGCATTAACTATGCTTATACAAAGCTGATAAAACCCTTAGTAGTACGTAGAGTGAGAAGcgaaatgaaacaaaaagcAGAGACAGCATCTATAGAAGTTTTCGTAACTAATGTTAAACAGTTGCTTCTTACTCCACCTGTACGAGGAAAGACCATACTTGCTATAGATCCAGGATTTTCGCACGGTTGTAAATTAGCGGTAATCTCTGAGCAGGGTGATGTACTTAAAACAGGTGTAATTTATCCACacacaaaggaaaaagaatctTATAATAAATCAGCCGATGTTTTGGTAGCTTTAGTGACGAAATATAAGGCTACAGTTTTAGCATTGGGCAACGCTACAGCTTGCAGAGAAACTGAAATGTTTCTAAACAAGTTAATTAAGTCCAATGTATTCGGATCGATCGAGGTTTCGTATACGATAGTTAACGAAGCCGGAGCATCGATTTACAGCTGTAGTCCCGAAGCAAAATCCGAGTTCCCGGACCTCGACACGAATTTAATTTCTGCTATTTCTATAGCGAGACGTCTACAAGATCCACTTGCTGAATTAGTAAAAGTAGAACCTAAACATTTAGGTGTGGGAATGTATCAGCATGATCTACCAGAGAAGCAATTGTTAGTGGCATTAAATgag GTTGTTTCAGAGGTTGTGAGCTTTGTGGGTGTGGATGTGAACACTGCATCTAAGTGCCTTTTAAGAAGAGTTGCAGGTTTGAATGCATCCAGGGCAAATAACATTATAGAATGGAGATCCGAATTTGGACCGTTTAAAAATAGGCAACAATTACTGGATGTGAAAGGAATTGGGAACAAGGTGTTCGAACAATGTGCTGGCTTCATTAGGATATTGCCAGAGACTTCGATGAATGATAATTCTAAGAAACGCAAGCCTGCTAAGAAGTCTGAGCAGACATATAACTTATTAGATCAATCTTGGATCCATCCTGAATCGTACAAAATAGCCGAACGTTTCTTGAAATATTGTAATTGTAACATGGAGAATTTCGGAACTACGGAGTTCATCGAAAAAGTAAAATCGTGTGCTGACGAAGGGTTTGCCGGTTTGGCTCAGAAGCTTGATACTAACGAGACGACTATGGAGGTGATAGTCAAAGGCTTATCTATGAAGAAGGACGAGGATATACGATTAAAGACTCTTACTCCTCTTTTTCGAAAGAGTTTGCTCAGTATTAATGATTTGAGCGCGGGCATATTAGTAACGGGTGCGATACGAAACATTACACACTTTGGAGCGTTTGTGGATATAGGAGCGGGTAAAAATGGGCTTATACCAACGAAATGGTTAAAGAATTCGGTAGTTTCGATAGGTCAGCGTGTAGAGGTGAAAGTACTTTCAGTAGATCTTGACCGCGAAAGAATTAGCTTAGAATTAATtaacgtattataa
- the LOC100645805 gene encoding mitochondrial potassium channel-like — MAEKFRSLMKVLNNEINKHQLFNATTRISSVTGKAQEKLNNIQSAVAAKYDVLAKQINNDLTIIQNVNGSQLAPSPLPKKVIKWWQWYQQITGLDKVEIAKQQVIFAQDKLFKCQDERRQLNREAMLINEKLKEVYSELIQIKRDDPKYVQLTIVENKNLQDQAKIITELNLLEKEEKEHFTLLATAIKEYHDSQTINAQKHKYLSIVASALLAVVSLVASIIYNNIRVANIQNILSEAQEKNENVLRNSFLSLESSLNTIRKTIEKNSESKVVMVNEELDNSNITELQRACVVFGVCIVGIYILRSVIG, encoded by the exons ATGGCagaaaaatttcgatcgttaaTGAAAGTATTaaacaacgaaataaataaacatcAACTGTTTAATGCAACTACAAGAATTAGTAGCGTCACTGGAAAGGCACAAGAAAAGttaaacaatatacaaagtgCAGTTGCTGCAAAGTATGATGTTCTTGCAAAg CAAATCAATAATGATTTAACAATAATTCAAAATGTAAATGGATCACAATTAGCACCAAGTCCGTTACCAAAGAAAGTTATAAAATGGTGGCAATGGTATCAACAAATAACAGGTTTGGACAAGGTTGAAATAGCCAAACAACAAGTGATCTTTGCGCAAGACAAGTTGTTCAAATGTCAAGATGAAAGGAGACAATTGAATCGTGAAGCAATGTTAATAAATGAGAAATTAAAGGAAGTATATTCTGAACTTATTCAAATTAAGAGGGATGATCCAAAGTACGTACAATTGACAATAGTGGAAAACAAAAATCTTCAAGATCAAGCAAAGATTATAACAGAGCTTAATTTgttagagaaagaggaaaaagaacatTTCACATTATTAGCAACTGCTATTAAAGAATATCATGATAGTCAAACAATAAATGCTCAAAAGCATAAATACTTATCTATTGTTGCATCTGCTCTATTAGCAGTCGTATCATTGGTAGcttcaataatatataacaatataaggGTAGCAAATATTCAAAACATTTTATCTGAAGCacaagaaaagaatgaaaatgtgCTCAGAAATAGTTTTCTATCATTAGAAAGTAGTTTAAATACAATTCGTAAAACAATAGAAAAGAATAGCGAATCAAAAGTAGTCATGGTTAATGAAGAATTAgataatagtaatattacagAACTGCAAAGAGCTTGTGTTGTATTTGGGGTATGTATTGTTGGCATATATATACTGAGATCGGTAATTGGTTAA
- the LOC100645570 gene encoding protein SGT1 homolog yields the protein MGNEETPTAVNNDKMPVPKIRHDWYQTESHVIVPILAKNAQNVKVVYEENTLSVSAQLPSGNEYSLELDLAHAIIPDQCTYKVDPSKIEIKLKKHDGITWSTLEGNPVAQNTVQPIPQEILQAETQPPENPGTTKKTRDWNKLEKEIEKQEAEEKPIGEAALCALFQQIYGSGSDEVRRAMNKSFQESGGTVLSTNWSEVSKGKVEVKLPDGMEWKSWNT from the exons ATGGGTAACGAAGAAACTCCAACAGCAGTGAATAATGATAAA ATGCCAGTTCCAAAAATAAGGCACGATTGGTATCAAACAGAAAGTCATGTTATAGTTCCGATTCTTGCGAAAAATGCACAAAATGTCAAAGTTGTTTACGAAGAGAATAcg TTGAGTGTGTCTGCCCAGTTACCATCAGGCAATGAATATAGCTTGGAGTTAGATTTAGCTCATGCAATAATACCAGATCAATGTACATACAAAGTTGATCCatctaaaatagaaattaaattgaaaaaacatGATGGAATTACATGGTCTACTTTGGAAGGAAATCCTGTTGCACAAAATACAGTACAACCCATACCTCAAG aaattttacaaGCTGAAACTCAACCACCAGAGAATCCTGGAACTACCAAAAAGACACGGGATTGGAATAAATTAGAGAAAGAGATTGAAAAACAAGAAGCAGAAGAAAAGCCTATAGGAGAAGCTGCTCTCTGTGCTTTATTCCAACAGATATATGGTAGTGGATCTGATGAAGTTAGACGTGCAATGAATAAATCTTTT CAAGAGTCTGGTGGTACAGTGTTAAGCACAAATTGGTCAGAAGTGAGCAAAGGAAAAGTTGAAGTAAAGCTACCAGATGGTATGGAATGGAAATCCtggaatacataa